The following coding sequences are from one Devosia neptuniae window:
- a CDS encoding sensor histidine kinase translates to MNSSLPDDVRKVLDDPARLQALAALEVLGTDPDADFDRLTRVAAHIFGAEIALVTLIDKERQWFRACHGTDLTGTSASDSFCAHTLAGPEAMVVLDATTDPRFMHNPLVTGETGIRFYAGAPIVVAGQRLGSLCVLGKTARNAVEPALLDQLVDLAGLASTLFALKDEARVRARTAAALLREEWRHALTLEAGNVGSWIWDIRTGEVVCNDMFRRMYHLPESGTIQFEQVLDTVHAGDRAAIEDSIQASLNDGVDFAAEVRVEPTIRWLTMRGRVYQRDAEGRALVMMGASTDITEAKQSAEHTRLLLRELNHRVKNTLAMIQSVARQTIRQNPDPKAFIEAFSGRLRTISDAHVLLADRDWSGVHLYEVIASQLGPDFLEHPDRATVNGPDMMLPADHAVGLGLILHELTTNAHRHGAWSTNRGVVNIYWEKREAPVPGLMLRWRESEGPAVAPPRDYGLGTKLIERSLAKVLDSDVKLRFDPGGVAAEIWMPLPVEQV, encoded by the coding sequence GTGAATTCCTCCCTTCCGGACGATGTCCGCAAGGTTCTGGATGATCCAGCCCGCCTGCAGGCGCTGGCGGCGCTGGAGGTTCTCGGTACAGATCCCGATGCCGATTTCGACCGCCTCACCCGGGTTGCGGCCCATATCTTTGGCGCCGAAATCGCGCTGGTGACGCTGATCGACAAGGAGCGGCAATGGTTCCGCGCCTGCCATGGCACTGACCTTACGGGCACATCGGCCAGCGATTCGTTTTGTGCGCATACGTTGGCCGGACCTGAGGCCATGGTGGTGCTCGACGCCACGACCGATCCGCGTTTCATGCACAATCCATTGGTGACGGGTGAAACCGGAATACGGTTTTACGCCGGGGCGCCGATCGTCGTGGCCGGGCAGCGCCTGGGCTCGCTTTGCGTACTTGGCAAGACGGCACGAAACGCGGTCGAGCCGGCATTGCTCGATCAGCTTGTCGATCTGGCGGGTCTGGCCTCGACGCTTTTTGCCCTCAAGGACGAGGCTCGAGTGCGGGCGCGCACGGCGGCCGCACTGCTCCGCGAAGAATGGCGCCATGCGCTTACGCTGGAAGCGGGCAATGTGGGCAGCTGGATTTGGGATATCCGGACCGGGGAAGTGGTCTGCAACGACATGTTCCGGCGGATGTATCACCTGCCCGAAAGCGGCACGATCCAGTTCGAGCAGGTGCTCGATACGGTTCATGCCGGCGACCGCGCCGCCATTGAAGACAGCATCCAGGCCAGCCTCAATGATGGCGTCGATTTTGCCGCCGAAGTGCGGGTGGAGCCCACGATCCGGTGGCTGACCATGCGCGGGCGGGTCTATCAACGCGATGCCGAGGGCCGGGCGCTGGTCATGATGGGGGCCTCCACCGATATTACCGAGGCCAAGCAGAGCGCCGAGCATACGCGGCTCCTGCTGCGTGAGCTCAATCACCGGGTCAAGAACACGCTGGCCATGATCCAATCGGTGGCCCGCCAGACAATCCGGCAGAATCCCGATCCCAAGGCGTTCATCGAAGCGTTTTCCGGCCGTCTGCGCACGATTTCGGATGCGCATGTGCTGCTGGCCGACCGCGACTGGAGCGGGGTGCATCTTTATGAGGTGATTGCCTCCCAGTTGGGCCCAGATTTCCTGGAACATCCTGACCGCGCCACAGTCAATGGACCGGACATGATGCTGCCGGCCGACCATGCGGTTGGATTGGGATTGATCCTGCATGAATTGACCACCAATGCGCATCGCCATGGCGCCTGGTCCACCAATCGGGGCGTGGTCAATATCTATTGGGAAAAGCGGGAAGCGCCGGTACCGGGGCTGATGCTGCGCTGGCGTGAAAGCGAGGGCCCGGCCGTGGCGCCGCCGCGCGATTATGGCCTGGGCACCAAGTTGATCGAGCGCAGCCTGGCCAAGGTACTCGATAGCGATGTCAAGTTGCGCTTCGATCCCGGCGGGGTCGCCGCCGAGATCTGGATGCCGCTGCCGGTCGAGCAGGTCTGA
- a CDS encoding DUF883 family protein, translated as MADTPEMAPTRGKTSNGAPRAASSRAKEKHLEDQIAQLQDDLKGIAATLARLSSDKVNEVKDVAKSEARHLQRQGQNVIEDVQDQAGELERQLKDTIREKPLTAVASAVGIGFILALLSRR; from the coding sequence ATGGCTGATACCCCTGAAATGGCACCCACCCGCGGCAAGACATCCAACGGGGCCCCGCGTGCCGCGTCCAGCCGAGCCAAGGAAAAGCACCTGGAAGACCAGATCGCCCAGTTGCAGGACGACCTCAAGGGGATCGCCGCAACCCTGGCCCGCCTCAGCAGCGACAAGGTCAATGAAGTCAAGGACGTCGCCAAAAGCGAAGCCCGCCATCTGCAACGTCAGGGCCAGAACGTCATCGAGGACGTGCAGGACCAGGCCGGGGAACTTGAGCGGCAGCTGAAGGACACCATTCGCGAAAAGCCGCTGACCGCGGTGGCGAGCGCGGTGGGCATCGGCTTCATTCTCGCTCTGCTCTCGCGGCGCTAG
- a CDS encoding DUF3309 family protein: protein MTLGTILIIILILLLIGALPNWGYSRGFGYGPSGILGVVLVVILILVLMGRI from the coding sequence ATGACCTTAGGCACAATTCTCATCATCATTCTTATTCTGCTGTTGATCGGCGCATTGCCCAATTGGGGCTATTCGCGCGGCTTCGGCTATGGGCCATCCGGTATTCTGGGCGTCGTCCTCGTCGTTATCCTCATTTTGGTATTGATGGGACGAATTTGA
- a CDS encoding transglutaminase family protein → MLYDVRLDLHYDYDAPVHGGRHLIRVAPISVPGTQRVIAASLSFEPRPQRESAFTDFFGNAVTTITYLTPHDHLDIRLTARVQVEDIHPPAELSPTVERLRQEVTRFWSVEPDSPHHFLAESGSVQLVPAITAYARNVMADAPSVLAAANEFCMAIHRDFIYDPKATDVQTTPAEAFALRKGVCQDFAHVMIAGLRGAGIPAGYVSGFLRTNPPPGKARLEGSDAMHAWVRVWCGQHMGWVEFDPTNAMIAGGDHISIGHGRDYADISPIVGVLKTHGSHETTQSVDVIRVE, encoded by the coding sequence ATGCTTTATGATGTCCGCCTCGACCTGCATTACGATTACGACGCCCCGGTGCATGGCGGCCGCCACCTCATCCGGGTCGCCCCGATCAGCGTGCCGGGTACCCAGCGCGTTATCGCGGCAAGCCTGTCCTTCGAGCCGCGCCCGCAGCGCGAAAGCGCCTTCACCGATTTCTTCGGCAATGCAGTGACGACCATCACCTATTTGACCCCGCATGATCATCTCGACATCCGCCTGACCGCCCGCGTGCAGGTCGAGGATATCCATCCCCCCGCAGAACTATCGCCCACTGTCGAGCGCTTGCGGCAGGAAGTGACCCGGTTCTGGTCGGTCGAACCGGACAGTCCGCACCATTTCCTCGCCGAATCCGGCAGCGTGCAGCTCGTGCCGGCCATCACCGCCTATGCCAGAAATGTCATGGCCGACGCCCCTTCCGTGCTGGCCGCCGCCAATGAGTTCTGCATGGCGATCCATCGCGACTTCATCTACGACCCCAAGGCGACGGACGTGCAGACCACACCCGCTGAGGCCTTCGCGCTACGCAAAGGCGTCTGCCAGGATTTCGCCCATGTCATGATTGCCGGCCTGCGTGGCGCCGGCATTCCTGCCGGCTATGTCTCGGGCTTCCTGCGCACCAATCCCCCGCCCGGCAAGGCGCGGCTCGAAGGCAGCGACGCCATGCATGCCTGGGTGCGCGTCTGGTGCGGCCAGCACATGGGCTGGGTCGAATTCGACCCCACCAATGCCATGATCGCGGGCGGCGATCACATCTCGATCGGCCATGGCCGCGACTATGCCGACATCTCCCCGATTGTGGGTGTGCTCAAGACCCATGGTTCGCACGAAACCACCCAATCGGTGGATGTGATCCGCGTCGAATAG
- a CDS encoding circularly permuted type 2 ATP-grasp protein — protein MNTRNQKPRGKPPAGPSIVADYRLQPGVPDEMVDPAGNIRPGWAELMAAFDKLGPTELAARFERADQYLRDAGVFYRKYDGAEGKQRDWPLAKIPLLIDEAEWATISAGLVQRAELLETVIADVCGDNTLVQQGLLPPELVARNGEFLRPLVGVKPASGHYLHFCAFELGRGPNGAWWVLGDRTQAPSGAGFALENRVATTRALSDIYADMNIQRLAGFFRAFRDTLFVQAKRDGGRVGILTPGQLNETYFEHAYIARYLGLMLLEGEDLVVEDERVMVRTVAGLKPVTVLWRRMDASFVDPLELRYDSRIGTPGMVEALRHGSISMINALGTGLLETRALAAFMPRLAQKLLGTNLLLPEIATWWCGQPGEQKHVLDNFDKLLIGPAFATTLPFDDQRGTMLGAAVPADQREALLERIRGNGADYVGQEQVQLSTAPVYVDGKLEPRPITLRVYAARTENGWTIMPGGFARVGSTSDASAIAMQHGGQAADVWVVSSKPVEQVSLLPRDGQKLVRNSPGSLPSRAADNLIWLGRYTERCEATVRILRAYNARQAELSKTDLPILTHCAAFLETIDVDAADAMPLGLLTSIDSAVHSAGQIRDRFSPDGWLALVDLQKTAQRFATRVELGDDATRAMTVLLRKLAGFSGLVHENMYRFAGWRFLELGRRLERAMQIARATAWFTDKDAPDGSLEMLLEIGDSVMSHRRRYSVSAGTQSAVDLLTLDPLNPRSVLFQLAELQKQIEMLPGGINDGQLSPAARAALQLHTELRIADPADMTPDRLDKLAADIGVLSSLVAAAYFV, from the coding sequence ATGAATACGCGGAATCAAAAGCCCCGTGGCAAGCCCCCTGCCGGTCCCAGCATTGTTGCTGATTACCGGCTGCAACCGGGCGTGCCCGACGAAATGGTGGACCCGGCCGGAAACATTCGGCCGGGCTGGGCTGAATTGATGGCCGCATTCGACAAGCTCGGCCCCACCGAGCTTGCCGCCCGTTTCGAGCGCGCCGATCAATATCTGCGCGATGCCGGCGTGTTCTATCGCAAATATGACGGCGCCGAAGGCAAGCAGCGCGATTGGCCCCTCGCCAAGATTCCGCTGCTGATCGACGAGGCCGAATGGGCCACGATCAGCGCCGGCCTGGTCCAGCGCGCCGAATTGCTCGAAACCGTCATCGCCGATGTCTGTGGCGACAATACTCTGGTGCAACAGGGTCTGCTGCCGCCAGAACTCGTGGCGCGCAATGGCGAATTCCTGCGTCCCCTCGTCGGCGTCAAACCCGCAAGCGGGCATTATCTGCATTTCTGCGCCTTCGAATTGGGCCGCGGCCCCAACGGCGCCTGGTGGGTGCTGGGCGATCGCACGCAGGCCCCCTCTGGCGCCGGCTTTGCGCTGGAAAACCGCGTCGCCACCACCCGTGCTTTGTCCGATATCTATGCCGATATGAACATCCAGCGGCTGGCCGGCTTCTTCCGCGCCTTCCGCGATACGCTGTTCGTGCAGGCCAAGCGTGATGGCGGCCGCGTCGGTATATTGACGCCGGGCCAGCTCAACGAAACCTATTTCGAACACGCCTATATCGCCCGCTATCTCGGCCTCATGCTGCTCGAAGGCGAGGACCTGGTGGTCGAGGACGAGCGCGTCATGGTGCGCACTGTGGCCGGCCTCAAGCCGGTCACCGTGCTGTGGCGGCGCATGGATGCCTCCTTCGTCGACCCGCTGGAGCTGCGCTACGATAGCCGCATCGGCACGCCCGGCATGGTCGAGGCGCTGCGCCATGGTTCGATCTCCATGATCAATGCGCTGGGCACCGGCCTGCTCGAAACCCGCGCCCTGGCCGCCTTCATGCCGCGCCTCGCGCAAAAGCTGCTCGGCACCAATCTGTTGCTGCCCGAAATCGCCACTTGGTGGTGCGGCCAGCCGGGCGAGCAAAAGCATGTGCTCGACAATTTCGACAAGCTGCTGATCGGCCCCGCCTTCGCCACCACGCTCCCCTTCGATGACCAGCGCGGCACCATGCTTGGCGCCGCCGTGCCCGCCGACCAGCGTGAAGCCCTGCTCGAACGCATCCGCGGCAATGGCGCCGATTATGTCGGCCAAGAACAGGTGCAGTTGTCCACCGCCCCGGTCTATGTCGATGGCAAGCTGGAGCCCCGCCCCATCACCCTGCGCGTCTATGCGGCCCGCACCGAAAATGGCTGGACCATCATGCCCGGCGGCTTTGCCCGGGTCGGCTCCACCAGCGACGCCTCGGCTATCGCCATGCAACATGGCGGCCAGGCGGCCGACGTCTGGGTCGTCTCATCCAAGCCGGTGGAGCAGGTCTCGCTGCTGCCGCGCGACGGTCAGAAGCTGGTCCGCAACTCGCCCGGCAGCCTGCCCAGCCGCGCCGCCGATAACCTGATCTGGCTGGGCCGCTATACCGAGCGCTGCGAAGCCACTGTCCGCATTCTGCGCGCCTATAATGCCCGCCAGGCCGAGCTGTCCAAGACCGACCTGCCGATCCTCACCCATTGCGCGGCGTTCCTTGAAACCATCGATGTCGACGCCGCCGATGCTATGCCGCTGGGCCTGCTGACCTCCATCGATAGTGCCGTGCACAGCGCCGGCCAGATCCGCGATCGCTTCTCGCCCGATGGCTGGCTTGCTTTGGTCGATCTGCAAAAAACCGCCCAGCGCTTTGCTACGCGCGTAGAGCTCGGCGACGACGCCACGCGCGCCATGACCGTATTGCTGCGCAAGCTGGCGGGCTTTTCCGGCCTCGTGCATGAAAACATGTACCGCTTTGCCGGCTGGCGCTTCCTCGAACTGGGCCGCCGCCTTGAGCGTGCCATGCAGATCGCCCGCGCCACCGCCTGGTTTACCGACAAGGACGCCCCCGACGGCTCGCTCGAAATGCTGCTCGAAATCGGCGACAGCGTCATGTCGCATCGCCGCCGCTATTCGGTGAGCGCCGGCACGCAGAGCGCGGTTGATCTGCTCACCTTGGACCCACTCAATCCGCGCTCCGTGCTGTTCCAATTGGCCGAGCTACAAAAGCAGATCGAAATGCTGCCCGGCGGCATCAATGACGGCCAACTCTCGCCCGCCGCCAGGGCCGCTTTGCAATTGCACACCGAATTGCGCATTGCCGACCCCGCCGACATGACCCCAGACCGCCTCGACAAGCTGGCCGCCGATATCGGCGTGCTCTCCAGCCTCGTGGCCGCAGCCTATTTCGTGTAG
- a CDS encoding transglutaminase family protein, whose translation MSIKAAVYHLTHYKYDRPVFLQPQIIRLQPAPHSRTKVLSHSLRVSPSLHFVNMQQDAYGNFLTRFVFPEPVTELKIEVDLVADMTVYNPFDFFVEETAETFPFQYPEDIREDLSIYMRPEPVGPLLQRFIDGIDKTPMNTVNFVTGINASIQQHIAYIVRMETGVWTPEETLGNAKGSCRDSSWLLVQTLRNLGFAARFVSGYLIQLKPDLVSLDGPAGTDHDFTDLHAWCEVYLPGAGWVGLDPTSGLLTGESHVPLAATPHYRNAAPISGFASYAEVDFAFDMRVTRVAEHPRITKPFSDASWDQLNALGKEVDKVLAENDVRLTMGGEPTFVSIDDFEADEWNTGAVGPTKRALADDLIRRLRKRFAPTGLLHYGQGKWYPGETLPRWTFSLYWRVDGKPVWQDEALVAREGVKTAATHEDARKFLAAFANNLGLTGETIDEAYEDPGEWLLKEANLPANVDPANSELADPEARSRIAKVFERGLTNPTGYVLPVQRWNAAASSPWLTEKWKTRRGKLFLAPGDSPAGYRLPLSSLKHIKPTEYPHVVAQDPGAPRGPLPDPQEILSRKTSGIEADPRAQTTSSFTAATEQQDRVEQEISEIEGEVRTAVTAEIRDHRLCVFLPPVEKLEDYLELIAAVEASAKAIGFPVHVEGYSPPHDPRLNVIRVAPDPGVIEVNIHPASNWDDCVATTTAIYEEARLSRLGADKFMIDGRHTGTGGGNHVVVGGATPDDSPFLRRPDLLKSLVLHWQRHPAMSYLFSGLFIGPTSQAPRFDEARHDSLYELEIAMAQVPHPASGALPPLPWLVDRLFRNLLVDVTGNTHRSEICIDKLYSPDGPTGRLGLVEFRGFEMPPNARMSLAQQVLIRALIARFWTDPLEGSFTRWGTTLHDRFMLPHYVWQDFLDILADLDTHGFKLDPAWFAAQLEFRFPFCGEVEYDGVRLELRQALEPWHVMGEQGAIGGTVRFVDSSVERLQVKLDGLNPERYAVTCNQRPIPLRKTDTAGSAIAGVRYKAWQPASGMHPAMPVNTPLVFDIYDTWTGRPVGGCTYHVAHPGGRNYETFPVNGNEAEARRLARFVPHNYTPGGYDLRAEKPADEFPLTLDLRRPPRFW comes from the coding sequence ATGTCGATCAAAGCCGCCGTCTACCATCTGACTCACTACAAATATGACCGTCCGGTCTTCCTCCAGCCCCAGATCATCAGGCTGCAACCGGCGCCGCATTCCAGAACCAAGGTGTTGAGCCACTCCCTGCGGGTGTCTCCGTCGCTGCATTTCGTCAATATGCAGCAGGATGCCTATGGCAATTTCCTGACCCGCTTCGTCTTTCCCGAGCCGGTCACCGAGCTCAAGATCGAAGTCGATCTCGTTGCCGATATGACGGTCTATAATCCCTTCGATTTCTTCGTCGAAGAAACAGCGGAAACCTTCCCCTTCCAATATCCCGAGGATATCCGCGAGGACCTCTCCATCTATATGCGGCCCGAGCCGGTCGGCCCACTGCTGCAGCGCTTCATCGACGGCATCGACAAGACGCCGATGAATACGGTCAATTTCGTCACTGGCATCAATGCCTCCATCCAGCAGCACATCGCCTATATCGTGCGCATGGAGACCGGCGTGTGGACGCCCGAGGAAACCCTGGGCAATGCCAAAGGCTCTTGCCGGGATTCCAGCTGGCTCCTGGTCCAGACCCTGCGCAATCTTGGCTTTGCCGCCCGCTTCGTGTCGGGCTATCTGATCCAGCTTAAGCCCGATCTGGTCTCGCTCGATGGCCCCGCCGGCACCGACCATGATTTCACGGATCTGCATGCCTGGTGCGAAGTCTATCTGCCTGGCGCCGGCTGGGTCGGCCTCGATCCCACTTCGGGTCTGCTGACCGGCGAAAGCCACGTCCCGCTGGCCGCCACCCCGCATTATCGCAATGCCGCGCCGATCTCGGGCTTTGCCAGCTACGCCGAAGTCGATTTCGCCTTCGACATGCGTGTCACCCGCGTCGCCGAGCATCCGCGCATCACCAAGCCCTTTTCCGACGCCTCCTGGGACCAGCTCAATGCCCTGGGCAAGGAGGTCGATAAAGTCCTTGCCGAAAACGACGTGCGCCTCACCATGGGTGGCGAGCCCACCTTCGTTTCCATCGATGACTTCGAAGCCGATGAGTGGAATACCGGCGCCGTCGGCCCCACCAAGCGCGCCCTCGCCGATGATCTGATCCGCCGGCTGCGCAAGCGTTTCGCCCCCACGGGCCTGCTGCATTATGGTCAGGGCAAGTGGTATCCCGGCGAAACCCTGCCGCGTTGGACCTTTTCGCTCTATTGGCGCGTCGATGGCAAACCCGTCTGGCAGGATGAAGCGCTGGTGGCGCGCGAAGGCGTCAAGACCGCCGCGACCCATGAAGATGCCCGCAAATTCCTCGCTGCCTTTGCGAACAATCTTGGGCTGACCGGGGAAACCATCGACGAGGCCTATGAGGACCCCGGCGAATGGCTGCTCAAGGAAGCCAATCTGCCCGCCAATGTCGATCCGGCCAATTCCGAACTGGCCGATCCTGAAGCGCGCTCGCGCATTGCCAAAGTGTTCGAACGGGGCCTGACCAATCCCACCGGCTATGTGCTGCCCGTGCAGCGCTGGAACGCGGCCGCATCGAGCCCCTGGCTCACCGAAAAATGGAAGACACGGCGCGGCAAACTCTTTCTCGCCCCCGGCGACAGCCCGGCCGGGTACCGGCTGCCGCTGAGTTCCCTCAAGCACATCAAGCCCACCGAATATCCCCATGTCGTCGCGCAGGACCCCGGCGCGCCGCGCGGTCCCTTGCCCGATCCGCAGGAAATCCTGTCGCGCAAAACCTCCGGCATCGAAGCCGATCCACGCGCCCAGACCACCTCGTCCTTCACGGCCGCGACTGAGCAGCAGGACCGGGTCGAGCAGGAAATCAGCGAGATCGAGGGCGAGGTGCGCACCGCCGTCACCGCCGAAATCCGCGATCATCGCCTGTGCGTCTTCCTGCCGCCGGTCGAAAAGCTCGAGGACTACCTCGAACTGATCGCTGCGGTCGAAGCATCAGCCAAAGCCATCGGCTTTCCCGTGCATGTCGAGGGCTATTCCCCGCCACACGATCCGCGGCTCAATGTCATCCGCGTGGCGCCCGATCCGGGCGTCATCGAGGTCAATATCCACCCCGCCTCCAATTGGGACGATTGCGTCGCCACCACTACTGCCATCTATGAAGAAGCCCGCCTGTCGCGGCTGGGCGCCGATAAATTCATGATCGATGGCCGCCACACCGGCACCGGCGGCGGCAATCACGTCGTGGTCGGCGGCGCCACGCCCGATGACAGCCCCTTCCTGCGACGGCCCGACCTGCTCAAGTCGCTGGTGCTGCATTGGCAGCGCCACCCGGCGATGAGCTATCTGTTCTCGGGCCTGTTCATCGGACCCACAAGCCAGGCCCCGCGCTTCGACGAAGCCCGCCACGACAGCCTCTACGAACTCGAAATCGCCATGGCGCAGGTGCCCCATCCGGCTTCGGGCGCCTTGCCGCCTTTGCCCTGGCTGGTCGATCGGCTGTTCCGCAATCTTCTGGTTGATGTCACCGGCAATACCCATCGCTCGGAAATCTGCATCGACAAGCTCTATTCGCCCGATGGTCCCACCGGTCGGCTGGGTCTGGTTGAATTCCGTGGCTTCGAAATGCCGCCCAATGCACGCATGAGCCTCGCCCAGCAAGTGCTGATCCGCGCGCTCATCGCCCGCTTCTGGACCGACCCGCTGGAGGGCAGTTTCACCCGTTGGGGCACCACCCTGCATGATCGCTTCATGTTGCCCCATTATGTCTGGCAGGACTTCCTCGATATCCTGGCGGATCTCGACACCCACGGCTTCAAGCTCGATCCGGCCTGGTTCGCCGCCCAGCTCGAATTCCGCTTCCCCTTCTGCGGCGAGGTCGAATATGACGGCGTCCGCTTGGAACTACGTCAGGCGCTCGAACCCTGGCATGTCATGGGCGAACAGGGTGCCATTGGCGGCACGGTGCGGTTTGTCGATAGCTCGGTCGAGCGGCTACAGGTCAAGCTCGATGGGCTCAATCCCGAGCGCTATGCAGTCACCTGCAACCAGCGGCCCATTCCCCTGCGCAAGACCGATACGGCTGGCTCGGCCATTGCCGGCGTGCGCTACAAGGCCTGGCAGCCCGCCTCGGGCATGCATCCGGCCATGCCGGTCAATACCCCACTGGTCTTCGACATCTACGATACCTGGACCGGCCGCCCGGTCGGCGGCTGCACCTATCACGTCGCCCATCCGGGCGGGCGCAATTACGAAACCTTCCCGGTCAATGGCAACGAGGCCGAGGCCCGGCGCCTCGCCCGCTTCGTGCCGCATAATTACACCCCGGGCGGCTATGATCTGCGCGCAGAAAAGCCTGCGGACGAATTCCCGCTAACGCTTGACCTGCGCCGGCCACCGCGCTTCTGGTAA
- a CDS encoding FGGY-family carbohydrate kinase — translation MALGVRHILETLNTRGYAIDTLHITGGHTKNPLLMELYADATGCTVVQSSAQDATLLGMAMVAATAAGLYPGLDAACVAMHQPGSARAPDPAARIQFDKDYRIFLEMLRQRQLIDAMG, via the coding sequence ATCGCCCTGGGCGTCCGCCATATCCTGGAAACCCTCAACACCCGCGGCTATGCCATCGACACGCTGCACATCACCGGCGGCCACACCAAGAACCCGCTGCTGATGGAACTCTATGCCGATGCCACCGGCTGCACCGTCGTGCAATCCTCCGCGCAGGACGCGACATTGCTGGGTATGGCCATGGTCGCGGCCACTGCGGCGGGGCTCTATCCCGGCCTTGATGCGGCGTGTGTGGCCATGCACCAGCCGGGTTCAGCGCGCGCGCCCGACCCGGCTGCCCGCATCCAGTTTGACAAGGATTACCGGATTTTCCTCGAAATGCTGCGGCAGCGGCAATTGATCGATGCGATGGGTTAA
- a CDS encoding FGGY family carbohydrate kinase: MSQSLLVAVDVGTGSARAGVLTREGLLLGRAEHPIAMNRTDANHAEHDSEDIWRAVCRAVRSAMATAGASPDAVMGLAFDATCSLVVRTADGAPLTVSTNGETRWDTIVWLDHRALAEAEECTETGHLVLNFAGGVMSPEMEVPKLMWLKRHMPATWARAGMMFDLADFLSWKATGSLARSQSTLTCKWTYLGHTAPAWRRDFLDLVGLGDMIDRAALPKAASPIGTDLGKLTPAAAADLGLSTNCHVGAGLIDAHAGALGLLGAFTSDIGTIDRHLALIAGTSSCVMALSAEDRPTSGVWGPYYGAVLPGVWLNEGGQSATGALLDHLIRWHGAGGEPTPERHRAIADRIMTLRAGEGLGLAKRLHVLPDFHGNRSPWAIPLLSASSRASHSTAISIASAASIGAAASPSPWASAISWKPSTPAAMPSTRCTSPAATPRTRC; encoded by the coding sequence TTGTCGCAAAGCCTCCTGGTTGCAGTGGATGTGGGCACGGGGAGCGCCCGGGCGGGCGTGCTGACGCGCGAAGGTCTGCTGCTGGGCCGCGCCGAGCATCCCATTGCCATGAACCGCACCGATGCCAACCATGCCGAGCACGACAGCGAGGACATCTGGCGCGCCGTCTGCAGAGCGGTACGCAGCGCCATGGCCACCGCCGGAGCCAGCCCCGACGCGGTTATGGGCCTCGCCTTCGACGCCACCTGTTCCCTCGTCGTCCGTACGGCCGATGGCGCCCCGCTCACCGTCTCCACCAATGGCGAAACGCGCTGGGACACCATTGTCTGGCTCGATCACCGCGCGCTGGCCGAAGCCGAGGAATGCACCGAAACTGGCCATCTCGTGCTCAATTTTGCCGGCGGCGTCATGTCCCCGGAAATGGAAGTGCCCAAGCTGATGTGGCTCAAGCGGCACATGCCCGCCACCTGGGCCCGCGCCGGCATGATGTTCGACCTGGCCGATTTCCTCTCCTGGAAAGCCACCGGCTCGCTCGCCCGCAGCCAATCCACCCTCACCTGCAAATGGACCTATCTGGGCCATACCGCCCCCGCCTGGCGGCGGGACTTTTTGGACTTGGTAGGCCTCGGCGACATGATCGACCGCGCTGCTTTACCCAAAGCCGCCAGCCCCATCGGCACTGATCTGGGCAAGCTGACCCCAGCAGCCGCGGCTGATCTCGGTCTCAGCACCAATTGCCATGTCGGCGCCGGCCTGATCGACGCCCATGCCGGCGCGCTGGGCCTGCTTGGCGCTTTCACCAGCGATATCGGCACCATCGACCGCCACCTGGCCCTGATCGCCGGCACCTCCAGCTGCGTCATGGCCCTATCGGCCGAAGACCGCCCGACCTCGGGCGTCTGGGGACCCTATTATGGTGCCGTGCTTCCCGGCGTCTGGCTCAATGAAGGCGGCCAATCGGCCACCGGTGCCTTGCTCGACCACCTCATCCGCTGGCACGGTGCCGGGGGCGAACCAACGCCCGAACGCCACCGCGCCATCGCCGACCGCATCATGACGCTCCGGGCCGGCGAGGGCCTTGGCCTCGCCAAGCGCCTGCATGTCCTGCCCGATTTCCACGGCAACCGCTCCCCCTGGGCGATCCCTTTGCTCTCGGCGTCATCTCGGGCCTCACACTCGACAGCGATTTCGATAGCCTCTGCCGCCTCTATTGGCGCAGCTGCGTCGCCATCGCCCTGGGCGTCCGCCATATCCTGGAAACCCTCAACACCCGCGGCTATGCCATCGACACGCTGCACATCACCGGCGGCCACACCAAGAACCCGCTGCTGA